Proteins from a genomic interval of Candidatus Korarchaeota archaeon NZ13-K:
- a CDS encoding 30S ribosomal protein S5, with product MSEEEFEVERAWVPRTWIGRLVSEGKIRSLEEILRRGIPIQEPEIVDALVPGLKEEVIEVIRVQRQTDAGELTQLRVVVAVGDGMNYVGVGKGKGKEFSVALADAVRNAKLNMVKVRKGCGSWECGCGRPHSIAAAVTGKSGSVRVTLLPAPRKLGIAGNETAKIVLGLGGLQDVRVFSKGHTRNRMNYAFALHDALTKLLRMNLPGDWRR from the coding sequence ATGTCCGAGGAGGAGTTCGAGGTGGAGAGGGCGTGGGTGCCCAGGACGTGGATAGGGCGCCTCGTGAGTGAGGGGAAGATAAGGAGCCTTGAGGAGATACTGAGAAGGGGCATACCGATTCAGGAGCCCGAGATAGTGGATGCCCTCGTTCCGGGGCTGAAGGAGGAGGTCATAGAGGTGATAAGAGTGCAGAGACAGACGGATGCCGGAGAGCTAACTCAGCTGAGGGTGGTGGTCGCCGTCGGGGATGGGATGAACTACGTGGGGGTCGGAAAGGGGAAGGGGAAGGAGTTCAGCGTGGCCCTGGCCGATGCCGTCAGGAACGCCAAGCTGAACATGGTCAAGGTGAGGAAGGGATGCGGATCTTGGGAGTGCGGCTGCGGGAGGCCTCACTCGATAGCAGCTGCCGTCACGGGCAAATCGGGATCCGTCAGGGTCACTCTGCTACCGGCCCCGAGGAAGCTCGGTATAGCAGGGAACGAGACTGCCAAGATAGTTCTAGGCCTGGGAGGCCTTCAGGATGTCAGGGTATTCTCCAAAGGACACACCAGAAACAGGATGAACTACGCCTTCGCCCTGCACGATGCCCTCACGAAGCTGCTCAGGATGAACCTCCCGGGAGACTGGAGGAGGTGA
- a CDS encoding 50S ribosomal protein L18, producing the protein MARSGRYKVKFRRRREGKTDYLKRLALLKSRKPRVVVRRTNRYVIVQFVRFREEGDEVMAYAFSKELERYGWIYGGKNLPAAYLTGYLAGLRARKAGISEAILDIGRFPSTRGSRLYAALKGVLDAGVEVPHSDEILPDEERIRGEHISSFASKLKEEDRELLERQFSDYLRRGADPKMIPEVFERVLEEVRANPFRNG; encoded by the coding sequence TTGGCGAGATCTGGAAGGTACAAGGTGAAGTTCAGGAGGAGAAGGGAGGGAAAGACCGACTACCTGAAGAGGCTGGCCCTCTTGAAGAGCAGGAAGCCAAGGGTGGTTGTGAGGAGGACCAACAGGTACGTGATAGTCCAGTTCGTCAGGTTCAGGGAGGAGGGGGATGAGGTCATGGCCTACGCCTTCTCCAAGGAGCTAGAGAGATACGGCTGGATTTACGGGGGGAAGAACCTACCGGCCGCCTACCTAACCGGATACCTGGCCGGTCTGAGGGCCAGGAAGGCGGGAATAAGCGAGGCCATCCTGGACATAGGGAGGTTCCCCTCCACCAGGGGGTCGAGGCTCTACGCCGCCCTAAAGGGTGTCCTGGACGCCGGCGTGGAGGTGCCCCATTCCGATGAGATACTGCCGGATGAGGAGAGGATAAGGGGAGAGCACATATCATCCTTCGCCTCCAAGCTCAAGGAGGAGGACAGGGAGCTGCTGGAGAGGCAGTTCTCGGACTACCTAAGGAGGGGGGCCGATCCAAAGATGATCCCCGAGGTCTTCGAGAGGGTCCTGGAGGAGGTCAGGGCGAACCCCTTCAGGAACGGTTAA
- a CDS encoding 50S ribosomal protein L19e, which translates to MDLEYQKRLAAKVAGVGLDRVRINPEKVEMVSEAVTRDDIRRLIRSGAIEILQKRGVSRARARARRRRRGPGSRKGGKYSRLSRKERWVKRIRALRRELRRMRDEGVIDAKTYRELYRRLSTFGSVSQLRAHVARG; encoded by the coding sequence ATGGATCTCGAGTATCAGAAGAGGTTGGCCGCCAAGGTCGCCGGCGTCGGCCTCGACAGGGTGAGAATAAACCCGGAGAAGGTCGAGATGGTGAGCGAGGCGGTGACCAGGGATGACATAAGGAGACTGATAAGGTCCGGGGCGATAGAGATCCTGCAGAAGAGGGGAGTGAGCAGGGCTAGAGCCAGGGCTAGGCGCAGGAGGAGGGGCCCGGGTAGCAGGAAGGGAGGGAAGTACTCCAGGCTCTCAAGGAAGGAGAGATGGGTCAAGAGGATAAGGGCCCTCAGGAGGGAGCTAAGGAGGATGAGGGATGAGGGGGTGATAGATGCGAAGACCTACAGGGAGCTCTACAGGAGGCTATCGACCTTCGGCAGCGTCTCGCAGCTCAGGGCTCACGTGGCGAGGGGGTGA